In Candidatus Zymogenus saltonus, the DNA window TTGAGCATTTCGGGCATTTCGTTCCCCAGAACTCCTTATTGTCCCTCAATCCGGTGAGAAACCTGCTCCCGACCTCCCCCACATACCACTTGTACGGCACCTTTATTCGTCCCGAATAGACGATGTTTTCAACTGATTCTTTCCAATCTGCCATAAATGACTCCCTATCGGTTCTTGGCGGGGACGGCCTTTTTCAAGGCCGATCCCCGTTATTGAAATCCGATTATCTAATTAGCTTTTCGGTTTTGCGGGAAGCCCCAGCATCTCCCTCGCCTGGGCTACCGTGGCAACCTCCCTGTTCATCTCCTCGGCAATCCTCTTTATTCTCGTAACTAACTGTGCGTTGTTTTCGAGCTTCTCGCCCTTCCTGTAATAGAGGTTGTCCTCCATCCCCACGCGGACGTGACCGCCAAGGATGATGCCCATTACGTTCATCGGAATCTGGAAGGGCCCGACGCCTATGAGTGCGAACATCGACTGAGGCGGAAGCTCGTTGACCAAAGAAATCACGTTTGCGGGAGTCGGGTAGCTCGAAGTCTGAAATCCCATGACGTACTGAACCATATACGGAGGATCGACGTTCCCCTCACGGATGAGGTCCTGGAGTACCCAGTACTGCCCTGGATGATAGAGTTCTATCTCCGGCCTAATGCCCTTCTCCTTCATGGTCTTGGCATAGAGATTGACGTCTGAATAGCTTGCCGGTATAACCGCGTCAAACATCATCGCACCCCTCGGATGTGCAATCGGGGCCTTACGCTCCTTGATGGGGACCTTCAGCATGAACGGCCCGAGGTTAAGGCTCGCCATATCGGGGGCCGGATCGGCGAACAGGCAGCACATCCTCTCTTCCGTCGAAAGCCACGGACCGCCGCCGGTGGTGTTGTTGATGATGATGTCGGGACAGCGCTCACGGATAAGCTTATTGACAACGGAGTAGTGTTCGGGATTCTTGGTGGTCAGGGCGAGATTCTCGGGATCCCTCGCATGGAGATGCACCGAGACTGCGCCAGCCTTGTAGGCCTCGTAGACCTGGTCGGCCTGCTCCTCGGCGCTCTCAGGTAGGTTAATGTTAGATTCTTTACCCTGAACCCCACCTGTAACCGCGCACGTAATGATCATCGGGGGAAAAGCGCTCCTAATTACCCGGTCCATCCAGAGGTAAGGATTGCGATAGTCCCAAATATAATCTTCGGGTTTCATTTAGACCTCCTTTTTAATAGATCCTTTTGATAGATATTTCACTTTACTTTAGAAATTGAATTGCTCTTCTATTTTAGATATATAAGAAAGATAAACCAAGAAGATATAAACCGCAGCCTCAGACCTGACAACATGAAGCTTAAATTAATACTTTAAGTCGCTGTATTTTTATATCTTATCTGAAAATAAATTTCAATCAAAAAATCAAATAAAAGAGATAAAATGAAAATATTTTTAGTATTTCTTTAAAACAATCTCGTTTATTCCAACGGGCAAATCTTCCCCCTAATGCCGAAAAACGACCTGCTCCCATCCTTCCCCCCCCACGCACAAACAACCTTGCATCACCACAAGCTGATCGAAACGAATAAGACTCTTCCGCCGTTTCGAGGGGCAAAAACCGCTCACTCTTTGTTTACACAACCGACCTCCCAACGCACAAACCAC includes these proteins:
- a CDS encoding 3-keto-5-aminohexanoate cleavage protein, with the protein product MKPEDYIWDYRNPYLWMDRVIRSAFPPMIITCAVTGGVQGKESNINLPESAEEQADQVYEAYKAGAVSVHLHARDPENLALTTKNPEHYSVVNKLIRERCPDIIINNTTGGGPWLSTEERMCCLFADPAPDMASLNLGPFMLKVPIKERKAPIAHPRGAMMFDAVIPASYSDVNLYAKTMKEKGIRPEIELYHPGQYWVLQDLIREGNVDPPYMVQYVMGFQTSSYPTPANVISLVNELPPQSMFALIGVGPFQIPMNVMGIILGGHVRVGMEDNLYYRKGEKLENNAQLVTRIKRIAEEMNREVATVAQAREMLGLPAKPKS